The window TTGAAACAGGTTTTTGGGACAAACAAGAAATACTGGCTCATCCCAGCGTATTCTGAAGAGGACCTGAGAAGAATGCCAGCTCTGCAGGGGCTAGAGTACCCCAGCAAGTCAGATATGGATGTAAAATAGAACTCCTGTAATAATCTTTGGTTTCGCTTGAAAATTAGCATATCacgcaaaaagaaaaaaaaaacataggttTAGTTAGTATGTGGAAATCTTTCAATTGTCATCCATAACTCTGTGTAAGATTTGAGTTCGTCAGTTTTTATGCCCTTATCCATGAAGCTATTGTAAGATACATTGTTACATGTAACCTTATCTATAGGACACATGAAAGCCTTTCCAAGCAACCTTAAGACATTCTTGACCAATCGCAAGACCTTTTACAACGATTCTAATCATACAACCACAAAACTAGTTAAACATGATAACCCAACCTTGGTTTGCTTTCACTGAACAAAGTCTTTAGCTAACGACAAACCTCAGATGTTCTACCAACAACACAAATAACCCAAGTGGAGCGCAGAGCTGGTAAAGTGCATTAGTTTGCTGCCAAGTGATGATCATCATGAGATTCTTGTTCACCTTCATCTGCATCCTCAAACTGCTGGGAACCAATCTGAAGCTGCATTTAGTGAAATCATGAAATATTGCAGGCAAACTGATCATTGtgaaagaaaagttatctttgaAACATAAATTGTTCTGTAAGAAGATGAGATCAAAAGAATCCCACAATTCCATCACTTACCTAACAAAAGAAATTTACTTGCATGGACAAAAAGCTTTCGTGATTGATACACATAAACCAACAAATGATCGAGTTGAACTATATACTCTATACCCGACAGTTAATTCAACATGTTACGTCATGCCTCTCTGTATGGTAAAATTGATTCCTAACTATTATAGATGGCAATAAACCTCCCTATAAAATAAATAGATGCATCGATAGTTGATGTCAATAATAGTAACCAACCAACAAAGACAGTAGTGTGTAATAGTAAACATTATTAATAAACAAATATACATATCTTCTTTTAGCAATTTCTACACAAGGCATAAGTTTGAAGATATTCCCCTGTCGAATATTTACCAATGTTAATAAGAAATAGCTATCCATGACGCAATGCATCACTTAAAGGTAAATAAGCATGTTACCCTACACCAACACTTACCTCATGTACTCTCCGAGACAAGTCATGATCTCCATTGGCATAACCAATGGGATTAGCAGGATTTTCTGAAAGTTGCCAATCAGTATCACTTCCTGCAATGAAAAGGAAAAAGAGTTACTTCGCCATTGTTGCCATAGTTGAATGATCGTATAAAAATAACTGTGTGACTTATATTAATTTAAACCAAATTACCAGCATCGCTCATTCCTTCATCACCAAATAACCAAGtattttcttcctctccttttAAACATACATAATTTGAGGAGAATAAATGATTAGACAAGTGTGCATGAGTACAATCATATTGAAGAAGCACAAGCAAATCTGTGCTTACGTTGACGAGGCTCGGGATTTAGTTCAGCACATTGACAGAAAATGTCAAATAGAGTATCCACTATAACATTAGTCAAGGATACAATCTAAAAATAGGATACAGGTTCAGGTTGAAAAGTAACAAGATTAccaatggtaaaaaaaaaaaaattgacaccAAACTTAATACTAGTAATCACCTAGCTGTGAACTAGACGCAAGCTGGCCAAATGTGGTAAActcaaagaaaattcaaaaaggtCACAATGAGAACCAGAAGGTAAAAACAAAATGGAAGTAAATCCTTGCAGAAGTCCTCTAGAAATATGAGCCTAATAAACTTGAAAGCTATAACAACAGAAAAGAAGTTATATTTCCTATTAATTATAACCGTATCTATCAGATACTATCTCCCGACCCACCCAACAGGACAGAAAGAAAGCCATGACCAAGACAGAGAACAGCCCTCGACGACAAGGCATTGTCAGTAaagaaatcatggttatcagattTGATCAAACAGCCATTCTCTTTaggcaaaattttttttttttcttgacaaaGCCAATGCTTTCAATTTGATTACAGAAGAGTGACCTCTCGCTACTCTTAGTCCTGTAGGTGGATAATGAGTCTCTTCAAGTCAAGGTCCAGAGAAATAGTTTGGAACCATTTTTTGATCCCCATAAAAATGATCTTATACTGGTGTCAACCTATGCTCACATAGGATATAGGCCAGCATAGGTTGACTGTTCTGACAAGGTGTATTGGTGAAGAGAAGAatggaagaggaaggagaagatgAAAAGAAGAGAAGTGCATAAACTGGAGCTGCCAACTTCAAATCTATGGTTCAGTAGTGACTTGCTAATCTGTCCTTCCCAGTAACTTCAAATGCTCATTGAACCTTCCATCGATGCTTCCCAGCCAAAATTGCCTTCACATACTCCCCAACAGCACAAAATGACAAGCCTGAAATGGTACAGCTGTTCAACATTGTTATGACTTGGGTGTTCATAACTCTATTTGTGAGTAATGATTAGATGGAGTATGGAATATGAAAGTAACTCATACAATATCTCACTTTCTCAAATGCATTATAGACTATTCTAATGTTTTACAATTCAAAAATGTCCATATACCCTACTTGTATATTTTCTGTTCAAATAAAATGTTTTGTTCTTAGTTGATCCAAATCCAATCGTGAAGATTGATTTGCAAATTATGCACCTAAGCTTCACCATACAAAAATTACACTCTGCCTATTACGGGATTGAGCAAAATAAAATGTCTAAGAAAGGATTTAATCTATCAATTACCATGACTTTTAATCAATTGGCAGTAAAATAAATTACTTCTCGGTAAACTGTAAACAATGGCAGCACGATACACAACAACTACTAACATCATAGATCAACATATGGAATAGAATTTGTGGTTGTCTAAAATCCAGAATATGAAAGAAACAATCACATcaagtggcacaacccaattttTTAGGTTTATTTAGTAGTAAGGAAAAACCAGCATGCAAGGAGGATCTAAAATCAACAAACATATGAAAAATAGAACCTGTGATCTCTTTGTGAAGACTTGATAAGAAGACAATCAGAGTCTGAGAAAGTGAAATCAATAAGTCACAGATCCATGCAATGAACTTGCAGGACAATCATAACAATACAGTTACATTAATAAGAAAGCATTTTTATGCCATCGCCAAAATAAATAGCAGACAACTGCCTAGTGTATTAGATTCTTTGCAACTTTGACAAATACACACATAATTGCATTAAAGAGAAAGCGGGCAGCAGGAATTCAGTAATGGATACTTGATACATAAAAATGTTGCAACAAATGAAAACAATACAAAGCATGCATGATAGCAAGGATACATTTTCCAGCATCTGAAGGAACAAGTCTCATTTCAGTGATTTTAGACAACACCAAATCACCATTTATTTCTGAATATGAGTCTTCGGACTCTTCATCATCCTCATCACCCGTCTCAATCTTATCAAGCATCCAACAAACATGCATAAGCAGGAAAATGAAAATCACTAGAGAAGCCATCGACAAAATAGTACTTtaatgctcaaaaaattcaagtCAAAGTGACAAACTCAAGTTCACCAAGCAGTGAATAAGGGGGGAAAAAAAATCACATTTTGTGCTTTAATCCTGTTATCTTCAGATAGAACATCACGAAACTCGATCTTAAaccaaatacctgagtatagaTGCAAGGAAATGGATAGGCCTCCGGGTCCCTCGATACAGCGTGAAGGGACAACGACAGAAAATCCACCGCGTATCCTTTCCCTCTGTCGGCGTCACTCAACCAAATCACTCTCCTACAAGGAGCTATTCGCATCAGACAGAAGACACCAAGACACCAAGAAAGAAAGTGAGCAGCGCGACACTGATACCTGGTGGTGACATAGAGAGTCCCAGGAGACTCCAGGGGCCGGGAACCGAGGGCGACGGCGACGCCATGCAAAACGTGCATCAGCTCCTCGCTGTCGTCGGAGCCGAACCGAGGTCGTACGTTGCCGTCGACGACGCAATCGTCGAAGTGCTGCAGCCCTGGAACCATGGTGGTCTACGGCGAGTAAGGTCCGAACGAAACAAACAATTTTGACAAAATTCGCGACGagtctttaattttaaattagggTTTTCCGTTTCGAATTAAGTTATTTTCCAGGTTAATATTTAAATTTCCACCGATTATTTAAACGTAATCAACCTTTTTAATATCCAAAGCATACATCACTTGTATCATTGTCTAATGTCTAATGCGGTGGAGGTGGTGGCGAAAATAATGAGCGAGGAGAGAAGTACTAATCGTAGTGTATTCTCTATCTCATTTTGTAGTtacaatttttatttatataaaaggttatgctaattaagtatttaaaaaattatactaaAATTAGAATAGAATCATGTATTTAtggaattataattaaatattaatatttaactGATTTTGTGAAGCTGATgtgattattttaattttattgtcatTGTGATTGATTTTGGAGGATTGAATTATTCTCTAGTATGATTCTCCTAATATGATTGTGATTGTTATTGATCTTGGAGGATTAAATTATTATTTCTAAGAGCTCTCTCAAGCAAAATAGGGAGACATACACTGTGAGCTTGTCTCGGAGAAGAGCAAATCGATGTGACGAGAGGTCCTTTGTGAGATATCAGTAACTTGGTCTTGAGTAGAAATATAGTGTATCTAAAGTAGCTTACAAGTGACTTGTTCACAAACAAAGTGGAAATCAATCACAATAGGTTTGATTTGTATGTGAAACGTCGAAATAGTAGGTAAGTTAAGAATGTCACGtcaatattgtcgcaccaaagGATCGGTGGGTCTGGTAAAGGAACTGGGAGTTCCCTTAAGAGTAACTGTACCCAACAAAATTCAGCAAGAGTATAAGCTAGAGTCCTGTATTCAAACTCAATACTAGACCGAGCAATAACATGTTACTTTTTGGAATTCCATAAAATGAGATTGTCACCAAGAAAGATGCACTAACCGGTGGTCAATCGAACGATCATAGGTATAGCCAGCCCAATCAGCATCGGAGAACACAATCAAACTAAGAGAAGTAGATGGCCTAATCATAAGGCCATGGTATGGAGTGTGCTAAAGATATCGGAGAATGCGTTTGATCGCCACCCAATGAGAAGAAGTAGGAGACTGTATAAATTAACATGCTCAATCAATCGCAAAGGCAATATTAGGGGCAAGTGAGGGTGAGATACTGTAAGACACCAATAATGCTTCTATACATGTGAGCCAAAAATACTTGTAAAAAACCTTGAGCCAAAGACTTCATAACATCAATTCTCaaaacgctcaagtcagtctttcTCTTTGTCTCTCTATATTCAAAGGCTCTTATGTGCTAAATTTCGACACATTCCATCGAGCTTCGAATCTCTACTTTAGTAACAAGTTTCAATTGTTATTATATTTTGTTTCCGCATTCATTTTAAGATACAATAACTGTTATGTAATCCCATTGAATTGTAATAGATTTATCCTCCTCTAAAAGGTTTTCGTAAAAGAGAAGATGTAGAGATGTTTTCAAGTAGGCCTTGGACATAGTAAATATAGGAGTTATGAACCATGTAGATCTTTTGTCCTATGTCACTTGGTTTTTTGTTTGTCTTTTAACTATTTTGCTACGTTCTTATTTTATCTCTtgaaaaataaaagcaaaaaaaaGTCTTAAGTCCAAATGATATCCCCCCCTCCCCTCCCCTTTATCACTATCTTAGATCATACACATTATTtatgaataaattaaaatatatatatatatatatatcattcaaTCTGGttcatttaattgatttttttatattaaacgaacataaacTCTTATTAAGCCTATCACCAAACTTGCATAGAAACATTTAATTTATTTACAACCTTAAAAGTCTCATATTCTTGTAATATTCACATTGTTTTActcctaaatttaaaattttatcatataGGTCGTTAAACACTTTTGGCCAAAAGTGTGTGATGACTCTAAAAGTCTCATATTCATATCAAATGTGCATTATTGCATTTCCGAACTTGGAGTTTGtctgtgttatttttttttttttttcagattttcAGTTTTCAACTatcaaatatttttgttaaaaatgTTTGTTGAAGTGGACATTAGTACCCTTTTGGGGTTCCCCTAAGTGAGttcatattcattttttttttcagattttgGGTCCTCTATAAATATCAAATTCATGCAAAATGGGCACTATTACACTCTGGGTTTATCGTCtatctattcatatttttttccTCGGACAATGATTAAACTTTTCAATAGATAATCAAGAGATTTAACTTTTAAATATTAGATGCGATATATTGCTAAAAAATTTTCCTACAGTGAAGCGAACCTAAGAACATTAGTATTTGtcgatttattttgatgatcaataaaaaaaaaattatgaaattgaaTCAATCATCCCTGATTAAAtgattcaaaaaattaaatagcTAATGTCAATTTTAAAAaagttatttatttttgaaatttttagccCTTTAAGGCCGTTAAGAACTTTTAGTAAAACGTGTTTGAATGCCTAGAAATTTTAGATTTGTATGAAACAACATTGTCACATTCTTGTACTTCCTTGTCCCTGCTTATTCTTTTGTAATTTTAAGCCCTATATGGTCATAAAAAAGTGTTTGACCATCCTACAGCTGCCGATTTCGTACCAAATTAATATTGTTGTTTGAGTGTTTCTTAAGTTTAGGCATATTTTTTTCTCAAGATTTTAAGTCCTCTATATTTTGATAACCGTAAATATGCATTGTTACACTCTTACAACAAGAGTTACTCTAAGTCAATTGGCTAATCAACTTGAGTCACTTTTAGTCAACTTAGCCAGCCGACTGACATCATATCTAGTTGACTGATATTTACTTCAAATTGATTGTTCAATTgactaaaatgatttttttttttgttgacctGAGTCAGAACTAGATAAATAATTGACATCACTTCTAGTCGAATAATATTATTTCAGATTGACTCTTCAATTGACTAACAACACTTTCACTTAAATACTTGTTGGAATAATAATTTGAATAACAACGAGCCTTAAAGTGTGTTAGAATATGATTATTTTGAGAAATGTGtacttttaaataaattccaaaaTGTGGTTCGTTAACGAAATTAAGGAATACAACTTACACTTTCCACGTTCCGCAATAGAAACTCATAAtcaatgaaaaaaatattaatgaaaCAACGCACATTATATATCATGCTCTTTTAAATATGAATGGCCTATTCTTATAAATGAATaagaataaacaaaaaaaaataacagcAGCTATGCTTCGAAAATGTAAGAAAATTCTAAACAAATTCCACAATTAAATTACATCACGTTTAATCAAAGATTTCTGGTTCTACAAAGACAACATATTGAAGATTCATACCCTCGAAGCTACTAAATATAATAACATTGACGGAATTCATCATATTTTGGAACAAAACAcgccaaaatatttttaaaaaaaaaataaatgtgatTGTATGCAAACTAAATATAACTACATAACAACATTCTCCCGAGGCTGGTCCCACATGGGGAGGGCACCTGAGCTCTTCAATTGTCCTGCCATAATCTAGTGCACTCTGAAGGCTAAACTTTCAGAAAGCCATTAGCGTTCATCTTTGATCACTAGGAGCTCTTGGTTTGCCCTTGTTAATCGAATTCAGATGTAATGAGACGAAAATGACCACCATGACAACTATCAAGCAGCCAATGAGAGTGCTAAAAAAGAGTGCCCCAGGTTGCCTGGTCTGCATAAACCCATAAATCCCACTCGAAGTCACCAGTATGATGTCAGTAAGACCATCATTGGAGAAGTCTTCCAAAATTAGCGCATGAGTTGGAGGTCCAGGTAAGTCGATAGTAGCTAAAATGCTTCCTCCATGAGATATCACCACAGCCTCGTGCTCACCTGCTGCAACTATCACCTCCTTGTTAGTATGAGAATGTAGAGGAACAGACTTCAAAGTAGGCACAACAACATTTTCCATCATCCCAGATGGAGATGGAAGATTTGACCAAACAACACCAGCTGAAATTTGCCATCTCCATATAGCCTCGTGATCATGCAAACCAGGTGAGTAACAGGTTACCTGAAATTTAGTAAATCAAACAAGGTTCTAAATTGCAGAGGTTGCTAAGACCATAAATCTATTAAGCGGCATATATATTATATCTCAAACAAATCATCTATACCTCCCCTCGGTTTGTAAGAAACACAACATCCCCATGGCTTCCTTTCCGGTGCCGGTGGCCATCATCTCTGCGTACCAGGATTGGACTTGCCACCTCTAGACTAACTACATCATAGTTCCGCCCAAAGCTTCTTGAAAAGTCTCCATGATGGAATAAATTGAAAGGAGAATGATGACAGATAGAAACATTGAAGAGTTGCTCTCGCACAGGTACTCCTGATGTAGCAACAGCCCAGCATGGCTTCAGGACTTCCATAGAACCACTAACAACAGTTTGTTCAGCACCATTTCCACCAACAACCtacaaataaaacaatagaaagcAAAATTGTAGTTGAGCATACTCTGAGAAAGTGCTAGTTAACATAAAAACAAAAAGTTTctaaattttaacaaataaatttcaGGTATAGATTCTAATCAAAGGAGGAAAAATTCAATCAGCGCAATGAAATAAAGCATACAGCACTAACAATACAGCCTTAACCTGAAGAAACAAAACTTACCAAAATCCAAAAGAAGCAGCAACAATAATTAATACTTTTCCACCATAGAGTTTTGTGTAACTTCATGTCTTCAGATCATTCAAATTTCTTCTGGTTTTATCCTCTATTAGTCACCTTACACTCCCCTTGCATCATTTTAAGTATCACGTTTGGCCTTTAAAGAACATTTTTTTACTACCTGAACTGATTTTCTTATCCTTCACTATCTTAGTTGTGTTTTGTTGGTGGAAACTCATCCAGTTTTCTATTTTCAGTTTTCATTCTTCAAGAAAATAAGAATTtgagaatagaaaagaaaattatcaaaaaaaaatccatcaatttttttgattttttcatTATCGTATTATTCATATTTTAGAAAGACGATGCTTTGATCTTTCCCAAAAATAAGAACAATTTTGCTATAAGAATGTTGAAAattgaaaaattttagaaaatgaaaacagaaaattATTTCCAGTTTACGTAAAGAATTATTCAGAAATATTAATATGTACTTTACCAGAAGCTGGATTTTTCCTACAAAGAATGATTCTCAGATATGGAATGGTGTTTGTTAGTATGGTATGAGGTTAAAGAAGGCTAGCAGTATATTGTCAATAATGGCTATCATGCAAGTTTTTGGAATGACGAATGGATGATGGAGATTCCGAATGGCTGGAAGTTCTGGTCAGTTAGCCATGCAGTTAATGAAGATGAGACATGGGGAAGCTTACTGAATTGGCTCTATATTTTACCAATTCAGCACTTATTTGAATGCAAGAACATCTTAATGAAGATGTACTAAATTGGTGCTTTCCATCAGATGGTGAATATAGCCATGAGGCCTATAATTTTGTTGCCCAACCAGCTGCATCCATGGTAGGCCATTCCCAAACTTGTTGGAAGATAACTTGGAAAATCCCAGATCTTCAACATCTAAGATTTTTTTCTCTGGAATGCTACGCAAAGGGGATAATTTACTAATTTTGAGCAAGGAAGTGCCTAACATATAACAGTAGGTGTTTCTTCTGCCCAACAATGGAAGCAAGTATTTCATGTTCTACAATATTATTTTTTAGGCGAATTTGGTCGTATTTTTATGACCCAATCTGCCAACATATTTCATCCAGGATAACCTACTTGTTTGGCTTACAGAAACCTAACATCAAACTTTTGTGATGATAATGGTTTGCTATGGAAATTTCTTTCAGCACTACTTCTTGGTGCCTATGGTTATGGAGGAATCAAAGAGTTCTTAATCATTATCCCAATCCTTCACAAGCCTCAGTAAATGCATTCTATGTAAAGCCAATTTTTAATATTTGACCAATGCATTGCAGCCCGCTAGAGAGACCACATGGCATCGAAATCCCCCCAAAAAACCTTCTTGCGGTTGAAAACTGACTCTTTCACTTGCTTTTAGACATGACTGGGAGGTGCCATACACAATCACCATGGCTTATGTGTCAGAGGTTACATATAAATGTTGTATCCTGCATATACCCTGGAAGCTGAGTTAATTATCATCCATATGGATCTCAAATATGCTTGGAGAACAGGGTTTCGGAAAATTACTAACTCATTGTGGCGTGTAACATCAATAGTAATCTGCGACGGGTTCCCCTGCTTGTTCCCATGTAGTCATTCTCATTAGAAATCTTTGGAATACAGCCTAGCACATCACAATCTCTCACCAACCACGAGTTACCAACACATGCACCAATTGGCTATACAGAGAAGGACTATGAActgtaaatttatttttcaaggtTCAACCATTTAGAGTTATATGTTTTCTTGAGTCTGACTTCCCACACGGAGCACATttaaaccaaggtttaaaatctcgacctgtGCCGAGGTTTCAATCTTAGATCGGAACGATACGATTTTGGTATCGCATCGTGCTATGCCGATATGGTTTCggcatttttttatttatatataacaattattaaataaatatatttatggtgtataatttaaaaataaattgtatattgattttatataaattctcaattattGGACAATGTAATATGGTTAGAAAacataattaaatatatttttctttaaagaaaaattaatctatcaataacttgaattaaaattgatacatcagaATATATTATCATACTAATAAAAAAAGAGTGGCGTGATGGAAAGATTGATTCTTACAACATTCTACTTAGGtaaatgatataaattttaaatagtaaaaaaaatatcaattaaacagtacaatagtaaaaaaatataaaataaaaaaaaaatagcagaatataaatttattttttttggaatttttaaagaattttttagaatttttaaatgaaatttaaaatattaaaaaataattttcagaatattaattaaatttattttaaaatttttaattttaaatatatattttttttatattttattgggataatttaattgaTATTTATAAAAGCATGTTTAAAATATCACACATGGGAatggtttaaattaattaaatgaaatttttaattttccatCGTGTCAAAATATCGCGTAGTGGTGGATCGCTTTTGGTTGGGGGGAGGGGCGTCGCTTCCAGCGCCGGCGTCCTGCAACGCCTTCGGCACCGTCGCGGGAGAGCGACGCCTTCGGCACCGTCGCGGGAGAGCGACGCCTTCGGCACCGTCGTGGGAGAGCGACGCCTTCGGCACCGTCGTGGGAGAGCGACGCCTTCGGCACCGTCGCGGGAGCACAACGCCTTCAGCGCCGAAGAAGTCGCCGGACGCTTCCAATGCCTCCGGAAGCGTCCGGCGATGCCGCCGAAGGCGTCCCACAACTCCTTCGGCGCCGCCTGCGACGCATCGAGACGGGAAAGTTTAAGGTGCCGGTTGTGGTCAAGCAGCGAAACGGTAAAAACCGTCCGTGCCGCCCGGCACAAAACGGCATTTCAATCCATGCTTTTAACATTTATTGATGTAATTTATCCACATTGAATGTGCACACAAAACCTCAAAGAACTTTCATATTTTAACCACCAAATTCTATTCTATAAATAATGTATTCACCAAACTTCCAATTAAACAATTGTAAGAGTTTTTTATGGAGAAACTGAACCGCTTTAGAACTTTCATTCTACATTACTAAACAGCATGACCCACACAGTGAGGCTAAATCTCAGGAAGAAATCCATCTAATTAACTTCAAATACTTGGGATGCACATTTTATTGTTGATGTCCCCTAATTaacctaaaattttaaaactccagTTGTTTCCAACTTTGGAAAACCTTAAAAATATGAGTACCAAATGTTTCTAACAAACACAATTATGTCACTTGGACTCCAAATATCAGT is drawn from Zingiber officinale cultivar Zhangliang chromosome 1B, Zo_v1.1, whole genome shotgun sequence and contains these coding sequences:
- the LOC122056316 gene encoding chloride conductance regulatory protein ICln-like → MVPGLQHFDDCVVDGNVRPRFGSDDSEELMHVLHGVAVALGSRPLESPGTLYVTTRRVIWLSDADRGKGYAVDFLSLSLHAVSRDPEAYPFPCIYTQIETGDEDDEESEDSYSEINGDLVLSKITEMRLVPSDAGKLDTLFDIFCQCAELNPEPRQREEENTWLFGDEGMSDAGSDTDWQLSENPANPIGYANGDHDLSRRVHELQIGSQQFEDADEGEQESHDDHHLAAN